A genome region from Natronobeatus ordinarius includes the following:
- a CDS encoding ABC transporter ATP-binding protein, translated as MTVESERADAPVALELEGVTKRYAETTAVSELSLSVREGEFFTLVGPSGCGKTTTLRLIAGFEEPTAGTVRFHGADVTNVPPEDRDVGVVFQNYALFPHMTVGENVGYGLNFSSPPGGVDDDERVAELLELVDLAGLEERRPDQLSGGQQQRVAIARALAPGPDVLLLDEPMSALDARLREHLRVQVKTIQSALDITTVYITHDQEEALAVSDRVAVMNRGRPEQVGSPQEIYRRPDSRFVAEFVGDNNVFDGTVTAVRGDVAVVDVAGTPLEVDCPDVDVNVGDRLTCCVRPEHLTVGPATNRLEATVESAEFLGETSRVHLAWCGRELLLRTLDPLEGQVTVGFEPEDAHVIELE; from the coding sequence ATGACCGTCGAGAGCGAGCGAGCTGACGCGCCGGTCGCCCTCGAGCTCGAGGGCGTCACGAAACGTTACGCCGAGACGACCGCCGTCTCCGAGCTCTCGCTCTCGGTTCGCGAGGGAGAGTTTTTCACCCTGGTCGGCCCCTCCGGCTGCGGGAAGACGACGACGCTGCGGCTGATCGCCGGCTTCGAGGAGCCGACCGCCGGGACGGTTCGCTTCCACGGCGCAGACGTCACGAACGTCCCACCCGAGGACCGCGACGTCGGCGTCGTCTTCCAGAACTACGCGCTCTTTCCCCACATGACCGTCGGCGAGAACGTCGGCTACGGGCTCAACTTCTCGAGTCCGCCCGGCGGCGTCGACGACGACGAACGCGTCGCCGAGCTGCTCGAGCTCGTCGACCTCGCGGGACTCGAGGAGCGCCGCCCCGACCAGCTCTCGGGTGGCCAGCAACAGCGCGTGGCCATCGCCCGCGCGCTGGCGCCGGGGCCGGACGTGCTGTTGCTCGACGAGCCGATGAGCGCGCTCGACGCCCGGCTGCGAGAGCACCTGCGGGTGCAGGTGAAAACCATCCAGTCGGCACTCGACATCACGACCGTCTACATCACCCACGACCAGGAGGAGGCGCTGGCGGTCTCCGACCGCGTCGCGGTGATGAACCGGGGGCGGCCGGAGCAGGTCGGCTCGCCCCAGGAGATCTACCGCCGACCCGACAGCCGGTTCGTCGCCGAATTCGTCGGCGACAACAACGTCTTCGACGGGACCGTGACGGCGGTACGCGGGGACGTCGCGGTCGTCGACGTGGCGGGGACGCCGCTCGAGGTCGACTGCCCCGACGTCGACGTGAACGTCGGCGACCGGCTGACGTGCTGCGTTCGCCCGGAACACCTCACGGTCGGCCCCGCGACGAACCGCCTCGAGGCGACCGTCGAGAGCGCCGAGTTCCTCGGGGAGACGAGCCGAGTTCACCTCGCGTGGTGCGGACGGGAACTGTTGCTGCGGACGCTCGATCCGCTCGAGGGGCAGGTGACGGTCGGGTTCGAACCCGAGGACGCACACGTGATCGAACTCGAGTGA
- a CDS encoding alpha/beta fold hydrolase gives MPTATNRGVSLYYEAVGEGDPVAFVADAGLGGWSWGWQHAALAGPHEAIVYDPRGTGRSDAPAGPYSRATLAADLEAVLADYGARSAHVVAAGLGGAVALEAAQTSNRIETLTLFGTGVREPAFDLEPLFAPPEDREALRESLEHAFSAEFRAEQPEVLEGIVDWRADGDATRDGWEAQVGALEGFDATDWGYEVTQPTLVCHGTADELVPLESGRELADSLPRGTFEPLEGAGHLAYVEHSRIVNDRLAGFLEEHAID, from the coding sequence ATGCCCACCGCAACGAACCGCGGCGTCTCGCTGTACTACGAGGCCGTCGGCGAGGGCGACCCCGTCGCGTTCGTCGCCGACGCCGGCCTCGGCGGCTGGTCCTGGGGCTGGCAACACGCCGCCCTCGCCGGCCCCCACGAGGCGATCGTCTACGACCCCCGTGGAACCGGCCGCTCGGACGCCCCGGCGGGGCCCTACAGCCGGGCGACGCTCGCCGCGGACCTCGAGGCCGTCCTCGCCGACTACGGCGCGCGCTCGGCCCACGTCGTCGCCGCCGGCCTGGGCGGCGCCGTCGCGCTCGAGGCCGCCCAGACGTCGAATCGGATCGAGACGCTCACGCTGTTCGGCACCGGCGTTCGAGAACCCGCGTTCGACCTCGAACCCCTGTTCGCCCCGCCCGAGGATCGCGAGGCGCTTCGCGAGTCGCTCGAGCACGCCTTCTCCGCCGAGTTCCGCGCAGAACAGCCCGAGGTCCTCGAGGGAATCGTCGACTGGCGGGCCGACGGCGACGCCACACGAGACGGCTGGGAGGCACAGGTCGGCGCCCTCGAGGGCTTCGACGCGACCGACTGGGGCTACGAGGTCACCCAGCCGACGCTCGTCTGTCACGGGACGGCCGACGAACTCGTCCCCCTCGAGTCGGGTCGGGAACTCGCCGATTCGCTGCCCCGCGGGACGTTCGAACCGCTCGAGGGGGCGGGTCACCTCGCGTACGTCGAACACTCGCGGATCGTGAACGATCGGCTGGCGGGCTTCCTCGAGGAACACGCGATCGACTAG
- the serA gene encoding phosphoglycerate dehydrogenase: MKVLVTDPIADAGLDVLRDAGYEVETGYDLEGDALLEAIADANALIVRSGTEVTAEVLEAAEELVIVGRAGIGVDNIDIDAATDQGVIVANAPEGNVRAAAEHTVAMTFAAARSIPQAHVRLKAGEWAKGDFLGAELDGKTLGIVGLGRVGQEVAKKLDSLGMELVAFDPYISQERADRLGAELADLEDCLSRADFLTIHTPLTPETEGMIGAAELDALEGGYLVNVGRGGIVDEDALAAKLEDGTVAGAALDVFAEEPLPEDSPLLEVEDAILTPHLGASTEAAQENVAVSTAEQVVAALAEEPVANALNAPSIDETAFPRLEPYINIAETAGKVAAQLLDGRIESVEISYEGEIADEDLEFVTASALKGVFEPLEWQVNAVNAPQIADDRGVDVTESKTRQAEDFQSLVSVTVSGADDDVSVDGTLFAGDDPRIVRIDGYRVDAIPHGKMVITRNTDEPGVIGLIGTVMGDHDVNIAGMFNARETHGGEALTVYNVDSDVPESAKADLEADERIIGVRYITLNGQ; encoded by the coding sequence ATGAAGGTGCTGGTCACAGACCCCATCGCAGACGCGGGTCTTGACGTACTTCGAGACGCCGGTTACGAGGTGGAAACGGGCTACGACCTCGAGGGCGACGCGCTCCTCGAGGCAATCGCCGACGCGAACGCGCTGATCGTTCGCTCGGGGACGGAGGTTACCGCGGAGGTGCTCGAGGCCGCCGAGGAACTCGTCATCGTCGGTCGCGCTGGCATCGGCGTCGACAACATCGACATCGACGCCGCTACCGACCAGGGGGTTATCGTCGCCAACGCGCCGGAAGGCAACGTCCGGGCGGCGGCCGAACACACCGTCGCGATGACGTTCGCGGCCGCCCGCTCGATCCCGCAGGCACACGTCCGCCTCAAGGCCGGCGAGTGGGCCAAAGGTGACTTCCTCGGGGCCGAACTCGACGGCAAGACTCTCGGTATCGTCGGCCTCGGCCGGGTCGGCCAGGAGGTCGCGAAGAAGCTCGACTCGCTGGGCATGGAACTGGTCGCGTTCGACCCCTACATCAGCCAGGAACGCGCCGACCGTCTTGGCGCCGAACTCGCCGACCTCGAGGACTGTCTCTCCCGCGCCGACTTCCTCACGATCCACACGCCGCTGACCCCCGAAACCGAGGGCATGATCGGCGCGGCCGAACTCGACGCGCTCGAGGGTGGCTACCTCGTCAACGTCGGCCGCGGCGGCATCGTCGACGAGGACGCCCTCGCGGCGAAACTCGAGGACGGCACCGTCGCCGGCGCGGCACTGGACGTCTTCGCCGAGGAACCGCTCCCCGAAGACTCGCCGCTGCTCGAGGTCGAGGACGCGATCCTCACGCCCCACCTGGGGGCGTCGACGGAGGCCGCCCAGGAGAACGTCGCCGTCTCGACGGCCGAGCAGGTCGTCGCCGCACTCGCCGAGGAACCCGTCGCCAACGCCCTCAACGCCCCCTCGATCGACGAGACCGCCTTCCCCCGGCTCGAGCCCTACATCAACATCGCCGAAACCGCGGGCAAGGTCGCCGCCCAGCTGCTCGACGGTCGCATCGAGAGCGTCGAGATCTCCTACGAGGGCGAGATCGCCGACGAAGACCTCGAGTTCGTCACCGCCTCGGCGCTGAAGGGCGTCTTCGAGCCCCTCGAGTGGCAGGTCAACGCCGTCAACGCCCCACAGATCGCCGACGACCGCGGCGTCGACGTCACCGAGTCCAAGACGCGCCAGGCCGAGGACTTCCAGAGCCTCGTCTCCGTGACCGTCAGCGGAGCCGACGACGACGTCTCCGTCGACGGCACGCTCTTCGCCGGCGACGACCCCCGAATCGTCCGCATCGACGGCTACCGCGTCGACGCCATCCCCCACGGCAAGATGGTCATCACGCGCAACACGGACGAACCCGGCGTCATCGGCCTCATCGGCACCGTGATGGGCGACCACGACGTCAACATCGCCGGCATGTTCAACGCCCGCGAAACCCACGGCGGCGAAGCGCTCACCGTCTACAACGTCGACAGCGACGTCCCCGAGAGCGCGAAAGCCGACCTCGAGGCCGACGAGCGGATCATCGGCGTGCGCTACATCACGCTCAACGGCCAGTAA
- a CDS encoding acetate--CoA ligase: MRNDSSARIRRQHAPPEPFTRTANVVDDAVDERFDRSWPTCWGEAAALLEWIEPYDDVLGDADAPFSRWFVGGELNAAANCVDRHVENGRKNQVALRWIGKRGEQRTYTYLDLEREVSALAAGLSELGVGEDDVVTIYLPSLPELPISMLACARIGALHNVVFSGFAPDALVRRMAATDSSALITCDGFYHRETAINQKRKADTALHALDASIPTVVVDRLGDDHEPALDENQVVYSDLLAEYERTTVPPVPRAADDPLFVIHTSGTTGEPKKLTHVTGGYLAGAAWTAHAVLDLEPGNTILCTADAGWITGHTYIDYGPLALGATVLLFEGTFRYPDRHRPWELIERHAVDVFYTSPGLIRTFMKWGPEYPAAHDLSSLRLLATVGEPIGPDTWEWFYTHVGRERCPVVDTWWQTETGAITITTLPGVREMKPGSVGPPLPGMDVAVVDEDGDPVATGETGYLTLTRPWPSMAHPDEADREAFLKEYYERFSDPEADEWHYFTGDRARMDDDGYVTIVGRVDDVLTDGSYRLGRAELESAVMAVDGVTEAAVVGGTDGMGDLSVFATVEQGRDDHEALREAIDDAIATRIGSFVRPTDVVFTPELPETHSGKTMYRVLEHVVGEKSLEKTDVLRNPEIVGELSAIRDTE; the protein is encoded by the coding sequence ATGCGAAACGACAGTTCGGCTCGAATCAGACGGCAGCACGCGCCACCGGAGCCGTTCACGCGTACCGCGAACGTGGTCGACGACGCGGTGGACGAGCGTTTCGATCGGTCCTGGCCGACGTGCTGGGGGGAGGCCGCGGCGTTGCTCGAGTGGATAGAGCCGTACGACGACGTCCTCGGCGACGCGGATGCGCCGTTTTCCCGGTGGTTCGTCGGTGGGGAGTTGAACGCCGCGGCGAACTGCGTCGACCGTCACGTCGAGAACGGACGGAAAAACCAGGTGGCGCTGCGGTGGATCGGCAAGCGAGGAGAGCAGCGAACGTACACCTACCTCGACCTCGAGCGGGAAGTGTCTGCGCTGGCGGCGGGACTCTCCGAGCTCGGCGTGGGCGAGGACGACGTCGTGACGATCTACCTGCCGTCGCTACCCGAGTTGCCGATCTCGATGCTCGCGTGTGCGCGCATCGGTGCGCTGCACAACGTCGTCTTCTCGGGGTTCGCCCCCGACGCGCTCGTGAGACGGATGGCGGCGACCGACTCGAGTGCGCTGATCACCTGTGACGGCTTCTACCACCGGGAGACGGCGATCAACCAGAAGCGAAAGGCCGACACCGCCCTCCACGCGCTCGACGCGTCGATCCCGACCGTGGTCGTCGACCGGCTGGGCGACGACCACGAGCCGGCGCTCGACGAGAACCAGGTCGTCTACAGCGACTTGCTCGCTGAGTACGAGAGGACGACCGTCCCGCCGGTTCCCCGCGCGGCCGACGATCCGCTGTTCGTCATCCACACGTCCGGCACGACGGGCGAGCCGAAGAAACTCACCCACGTCACCGGCGGCTACCTCGCGGGAGCGGCCTGGACGGCCCACGCCGTCCTCGACCTCGAGCCCGGAAACACGATCCTGTGTACTGCCGACGCCGGCTGGATCACCGGCCACACCTACATCGACTACGGGCCGCTGGCGCTGGGCGCGACGGTGCTGCTGTTCGAGGGGACGTTTCGCTACCCGGATCGCCACCGGCCGTGGGAGCTGATCGAACGCCACGCCGTCGACGTCTTCTACACCAGCCCCGGCCTGATCCGGACGTTCATGAAGTGGGGGCCGGAGTACCCGGCCGCCCACGACCTCTCCTCGTTACGCCTGCTGGCGACCGTCGGCGAGCCGATCGGTCCGGACACCTGGGAGTGGTTCTACACCCACGTCGGCCGCGAGCGCTGCCCAGTCGTCGACACCTGGTGGCAGACCGAAACCGGCGCCATCACGATCACGACCCTGCCCGGCGTCCGTGAGATGAAGCCGGGCTCGGTCGGGCCACCGCTGCCGGGGATGGACGTCGCCGTCGTCGACGAGGACGGCGATCCCGTCGCCACCGGGGAAACCGGCTACCTGACGCTCACCCGGCCCTGGCCGTCGATGGCCCATCCCGACGAGGCCGACCGGGAGGCGTTCCTCAAGGAGTACTACGAGCGGTTCTCCGACCCCGAGGCCGACGAGTGGCACTACTTCACCGGCGACCGGGCGCGGATGGACGACGACGGCTACGTCACGATCGTCGGCCGGGTCGACGACGTCCTCACCGACGGCAGCTACCGCCTCGGTCGGGCGGAACTCGAGTCGGCCGTCATGGCCGTCGACGGCGTTACCGAAGCTGCGGTCGTCGGCGGCACCGACGGGATGGGTGACCTCTCGGTGTTCGCCACCGTCGAACAGGGGCGGGACGACCACGAGGCGCTCCGGGAGGCGATCGACGACGCGATCGCCACGCGGATCGGGTCGTTCGTTCGACCGACTGACGTCGTCTTCACCCCGGAACTCCCCGAGACCCACTCCGGGAAGACGATGTACCGCGTGCTCGAGCACGTCGTCGGCGAGAAATCCCTCGAGAAGACCGACGTGCTGCGAAATCCCGAGATCGTTGGCGAACTCTCGGCGATCCGTGACACTGAATGA